The Branchiostoma floridae strain S238N-H82 chromosome 1, Bfl_VNyyK, whole genome shotgun sequence sequence aaacttcaaaaaaaggccacgggaaagacttgctgcattttcgcgaaaatgttgtcattctagttgtttcttttcttgcgatttttcctttcttttcccttcgcccacatcctgcattttttcaaaaatgttgcctttctagttttatatttttttagaaTCCTTTTTACCCACCAGCATTGTCTGTTGAGGTGAATACTGTACTACTAGTAGCATGTGCCAAGACTGACAACAGTGGAACTGGCTTCAAGTAATATATGGAGGAGAAACAACAACATATGACTTGTCAGGTTTTTGGCAAAGAAGAAAGGTTTTGACAATGAATATGAAAACACTGAAAGTGAAATGGTCAAACCATTATCAGGATCATGTCTATGCACCATTGCATTTAACAAGATCATGTGTCATTGTTATGGCCTGGTGGTAAGTAAATGAATACAGTTTACAACATCAACTGTATCATATAAGcaaagcaatatttttttttttaaatttcataataCTGGCTATCACTATATGTATCAGTGTCATTTTATATCAGGttatttttctcaatttttagACAATGGTATGTGGCAATTTGAATCCAGGCTAACCAAAAAGTAATGGAAAggaaataatgtatttgtgtAGTAGAAGTATATTTGGATGTTTAAGgtgaaatatgacaaaattcCAATCCCTTCCCTGGTTGCATGTTACAAAGTTGAAATAATTTACAATGTTTTCTCAACCTAATCTATTTGCAGCAATAATGACCTGTGATGCATGATCTTTATTGCTCCAGCTAAGCTCTAGTGTTGTATTAACATTTGTTTCGTAACATCTTTGTTGCAGGAGACTCTGATTGTCTGGTCAGAAGCTGACAACGTTGACCTTGCACTCAGCTTCCAAGAAAAGGCAGGATGTGATGAGATCTGGGAGAAGATTTGTCAGGTAGGACAAATCAAAACTTAATGCATAAAGGAGAGCtgcatgtaaatgtatttttttagtcACAGGATGAGGAGAAGATACTGGTAATGCAAGGCAGACTACATGCATGGGATGGTACAATTTGTAAACttgcaaaatttgcaaataaCATAAATATCTATGTCTCTCCTGTTACTACTGTTAGTTGCTCTTTGTTATATCCTCACATACACATACTCTGTTTTCATAAACTGTAGTAATATTTTATGCACGGGAATGTTGGTAGGTTGGTAGAGAATTTTGTACTTTATTAAACTTTCTTTATACTGGATGGAGTGGAGAGACACTGCTCTGCTGGTTCTGAATACTGTAATAGGTTAATTACAATTAATTAGATAGGGTGGCTGATATCCTGTCAGCAAGGGGCTTGTTTCTTTAGATATGCTTAGAATTTTACAGCTTTCAGGTATGTTGGTATGCCTTGAGTGTACAAGAATGAGAATATGGAATTTTGAGCTCTAGGGGAAATGTCTTTCCTTTTGCAGATTCTGAATGTATAAGTGAATCGAGACAGAATAGCTCAATAAGTAGGTATTTTGGTGTGAATGAAAAATTTCTTTACCTCAGAAAGAATCTTGATAGTAATAGGCAACAGCATTTTCAACAGTGATGTCATTGACTCGACATTATTGGCTATTACACAGGGTTTGAAATTAAGTTATAGAATTGTTGTCCTGGACAATTTGTAGCTGAACTTGTCCCTTGGTACATTGGTTACATCCCAGGATACAATATACTTCCCAGTGGTAATCTTGTATGTGACCACTGTGGTGTCAGTGTTGTTAAGGTCAAGTGCAAGCAGTTGTACTAAACTTTACTGTCACAGTATTGCATTCATTCCATTAAGCAGCCCACAAGGTTGTCTGATGAAAAACAGATGCTGCATTGACTTGGCTTGCAAtagccattaaaaaaaaattaatggtcagggttttgttgtttttgttgttgcaatttttAAGTGTTAAAACCTGAAATAGGTATAATTTTATCTAATGGCCAAAATAGCACtaaagctgtaaaaaaaaatcacagaaaTCATCTTTTGAATATAAGGGGAACCTTagtgattacatgtatattgtaactTCTTTGcaatttgatttcaatttttttttattacataccATGGCAGAGGTGTATAGTACTGTACAAAATTCAGTGAGCAGACAAGTTCATTCTTGCCCCAATGACAAGTTTATTGAAAGCGAAATTTCCAAGTGTATTAATAGAAATGTGAGTGCAATAAGTCTTTTCTGGTTGTCCGTTGGTCTTGTGTTGTTGGGTTTTAGAATAAGTatttgaaaatgtaacaatCATGCTAGCATTGCATCATTCTCCAGATTGTTGCTATATTTATTGAAATGTTGTGGCAAAGTGCTTTCATTGCCAAAGCATATTGATAGAATGATGGTGGTTCGTAATGTTGATCAGTTTTGTAATTGCCAGTTGTTATAAAGAGTCATGATCAGGTCACATATTGAAAAGAAGAGGAGTGTGATCAATTTATTCGATGGAAGATCGTGTAATATGTAATTAAGAACCACGCGTGATTCTGAAAATGACTACCTGGTCTGGAAAACTAACAAAACATTATCACAgctcaggtatgacataaaccaTATGCATAGTATGCATTTGGGCTGTTCCTGTTACAAAGCAGGGATATACTACTGGcatatgtaaattgtaatgtacaATGATGAAGTGATGGACGTATCTGTAGAGAATGAatttatctatatttttttcattcataatACAAGTGTGTAATATGCATATGAAATAAGGCACATAGGGAAGACATAATGTTTTCTCCACCTTCTCATTTCATTAAAACATATCAATGTTGAAACGTTATTTGCATAGCTTGGGTTCAGtagtaaaatgtattttcctgcTCAGTGTCTCAGGTTCATCTTATAATGATCCATTTTCAATAGAAGCTAAGTTCCTGGCTTTGTTTGAAATCTTTATAATAGTACTAATGCTGAAAATTTATATTCTTTTAGATGGTTTTAAAcctttgatttttgtttttaaatcatgTTCACTTTCTTTTTAATTACATTTAGGACTAAATTCTTCCTCTCCTGCTTTGGACAGATAGGAAAATGTTTGACTCTGAGTCTGATCTATGCTAGGTGCCCAAAGGTGGGAATTTCAATGACAGATAAGCCACAAGGGGTTAGGTTTGTTTGTGACAGTATAGAACAATCCTCACTCTTGGTAGGTTTCCAAGTTGGATAACAGATTGCTTTAAAGATGCATGTAAAACTATGTTATGtagttcttttgtttgaaatcCTGTACAAAATTTGTTCTATATATTGGTTGATGCCACAAAGCTAATGTTTTATCATTAGAATGGCATGAAGGCTAGGGTCTACTGTCCGTCCAGTAGTAGAGCGGTCTGAATGCTGTTGTCATTGTTTGCACTACACAAAGGCACTTGCATTAGTGAAGAACCAGGGAGAAAGCTATGTAGGTGAGCAGACTAGCATTGTGATTGGATTAAAATGCCATGGACTCCTGGACAGTCTGGTAACATCCCTCTGGATAGAAGTGTCTGCCATTATTTTGTAGGCACTGATGCAATAATGTGTTGAGTGTGCTTGTCCTTGACAGAAAGGTCTGTCATATCCTCTATATTATAGTAAGAAAATTAGGGATCACAGAGAAACCTTTCACAACAATATTCCTAGTATGGTAATTAAATAGATGTGAGATTTTGCACATACAGGGGATATTTTGAACATACTAGTATCtttatatatattgtattcaGCTTAGTCCAGAACAGAATTACAAATACTGGTCAGCATGAAAGTACACTGATCCTTGGAAGCAGATTACATTACACTTAAAACTAGTTTGAAGCAACACAGAATTACAGCTGGCCAAGTTTGAAATTCAACATGGAGGCCTTATTCATAGTATATACCACAAAGTACTTGTTTGTTGACTAAAactcttttccttttttgttgaatGCAGGTTCAAGGAAAGGATCCATCATGTGACATAACCCAGGACATTGTGGAGGAGTCAGAAGAGGAGAAGTTTGAGGATATGCCAGATGCCGCCCCTCCCATCGAGCTGCCGCCATGCGAGCTCAGCAAGCTGGACGAGATCTCCGAGGTCTTCAACAGTGTACTTCCATCCCCCATACGGAGAGAAAAGCTGGCCAACGCCATAGAGTACGAAGGTTACATCAAGAAGATAGTAGAGTTGTTTCACATGTGTGAGGACCTGGAGAACTTTGAGGGCTTGCACCAGTTGTACGAGATTTACAAGAGTATATTCCTGTTGAACAAGAATGCACTGTTTGAAGTCATGTTCTCAGACGAGTTCATCTTTGACACTGTGGGAATACTGGAGTATGACCCAAGCAAACCTGAAAAAGCCAGCCATCGGGACTATTTGCGCAATAGCGCATCCTTTAAAGAGGTCATTCCCATCAGTAATGAAGAACTGCGACAGAAGATCCACCAAACGTACCGAGTTCAGTACATTCAGGATGTGGTGCTGCCCACACCATCAGTGTTTGAGGAAAACATGCTGTCAACACTAAGTTCCTTCATCTTCTTCAACAAAATAGAGATAGTTAGTATGATCCAGGTGAGTGGCGTTGACTAAGATCACATCTTACAAGGATAAGACATCgtaacatcttgtttattgaAATTTGGGTACTACAGTACAAGTCAAGAATCACAACTGCAACTGTTGGTCAGGGCAATTGCTTACGTTTTTCTGTCCTGTTCAGAACCTGGAGGCAGGAACTTTTCTACATGGAAAGATAGCATTTTTTACTGCATTCCAGTGGTACTAGTATGTTACCTTGGCACATGTGTTATTGAAATAATTTTGACAGACACCACATTGTTCCATGTTCCAGGATGATGAGAAGTTCCTTACAGAGCTGTTTGCTCAGCTCACAGATGAAGCCACGGATGACAACAGAAGAAGAGAATTGGTATGAAGATATTTCAGTGTCCCATAAAAACAAAACGTGACCAGCCCAGATTGCTCTCCATACTCCCAAGTCAGCAACATATACAGAAATATTTCAATTGTATAATCAATAATTCATAAATCTATCtctatatgtttgtttttaacATCCACCAAAGCTGACTATGAGACAGGTCTTTCTTTGATATTCATATATTCCATTGCCATTGTTTGTTAAATACTTCTTATACTGCTAGAGTGTTAAGTTGCCTGTGTTAATAGTAATTGGCTAATTCATGATTGCCAGCATGCAATACTTGTCTGCATGAGACAAAATTGATAATGTACTCATAATCATATTTCTTTTGCAGGTTAACTTCTTGAAAGAGTTCTGCACCTTCTCACAGACACTGCAGCCACAGGCTAAAGAATCCTTCTTCAAGGTAAATAGATATAAAACAACAATGTGATTTTACAGTTGGTAAGTTTGTTCTGGCCTGGGCGCTAATTGCAGCATGTAACAGTATTTAGACAAGTATAAATACAGTACCATACAAGGTAATGATGTTCACGGAGCAAAGAAGTATTCTTAGTAATATGAGCCTTAAGTTCCATATGGCCTAATGAGGAATGGGATCTGTCTACAGACATTGTACCTGCTAAGTGTTGTGGCATGCAAATTCCAGAGAGAAAATGTCAGGTTTCATATCTATGCATATTTATTACTGGTTTTGCCTCCTAGGTCAAGAGATGTAAGTAATTGCATGTAGTACACTGAATGCACTCATCAGTCAGTAAGTATTGACTTTGGCAATCTCAGACAATTTTGTGAATATGGAAGTATCAGCCCTGTTTGTAAATCAGATGTTTCTTTGTTCTTCAGACATTATCCAATCTTGGCATCCTTCCAGCATTAGAAGTCATTTTGGTAAGTACAGGGTCCCCCTTCTTTAGAAAGTAACATGCAGTTGTTTAATTGTTCAGATGTAGACTTATTGATTTTGCTCAAACATTTATTACAGTTATTGTTTGGCACATTGCCATacttacacatacatgtgcaaGTAGACAGGGATGTGAAACTTGGCTTTTTGTTGGgtatgaaattattttcctaTGTGATGTTGAGAATTACGTACAGAGTTTTCCCCTGCTATGATGAAATTTGTTTATATgctgacatactagtagttccATGGACGATGGGGGCTGTTTTTGATTCTGCTATTACTTATATTCATAAATCGTGGACTGGAAAAATGTCAGTTCTGCAATATCTTTGTTATCTAAAAGGTTCAATGATTGCTTGGTATTGTCAAGCCTATATACCTACACCAAGACCATCTGTTTTTGTAGAGTATGGATGACCCTGAGGTGAGACAAGCCTGTACAGACATCATCATGTACATAGTGGAGTACAGCCCGTCCATGGTGAGGGAGTTCATCATGCAGGAGGCCAACCAACAGGACGATGACATTCTGCTTGTCAATCTCATCATTGAGCAGATGATCTGTGACCCAGATCCAGGTATGATGGTTTCTTCTCCTTCTGGTAATTTGTCAGAATAAGTTGTACCTATCTTCACATATCACTGTAGTTTCCATTTCAATGCAACATTTCCAAGTGTATTAATCGGTTTTGAAATATTAAAGAAGACTGATGTTATTTATTTCTGCACTGTGCCTTATTTTCAGTCATTATCCTAGTTGATAAGTCTGAAGtaaattgtgacatttgtattGCAGAGCTGGGAAATGCACTTCAGCTGAGTGGAGTATTGAGGATACTGATTGACCCCGAGAACATGATGGCGACAGCAAATGTAAGAACCGTTTTAATTTCGTGGACTTGGATTTGGAAACATATCTTAGTTGGTTAGTTGATAATGGGACATGGTTGACAAGGTTTGAAGTGGTAGACAACctgcattttgcaacaaagttaATAGCActgtttattgtacatacagttTATATAGTGCTTTGTATCTTTGGTGATGTTGTTCTGGCAATGTAAGAATATCAGGAAACTGTGATAGAAGTGTTGGTTAAGTTGGTAAATGTTGTTTGTAAATTATCAAATGCTGGAGTCAGCAATGCAAGatgactacatgtatcattgaatAGGTCTGACTGCACAGACAAACTGTATAGATACGCAGAAGTACATGTTCTGAGAATGTGATATTGTCTGTGTTATCTGAACTTGATGACAATACAATCAACGCTCAAGGTCAGAAAAACATTGATGCTTGCATAAGAAGTGGAGTAATTTTGTGAAGATATAGAATATTGAACATTAGCTCGCTTAGAAGACATCTGGGTGTTTGCTGTTGATCTAATATCAGCCATTCACCATTGCCGACCATAAGGCATGGGCCTCTGTTCCTTTTCCCCAGAAAACTGAGAAGACAGAATTCCTCAGCTTCTTCTACAAGAACTGCATGCACGTGCTGACAGCCCCACTATTGGCAAACACCACGGAGGACAAACCAAGTAAAGGTAACTGACCTTTAACTTGAGGTCACTACTATTAATGTTGGAAAATGATTTTGTGTCAGGGTAAAGTTTGATATGATATCAGTGCATGCCTGCTAGCATTGTAATGGTGGATAAGAATCAATATCATGACACTGAATGGAAGATTTTTATACAGTAATGACAGTGCCACTGAAGGTTATAATAATGAAATGAACTCAATATGCCTAGGTCCCTCAAGTGTTTGCCATGTATTTCAATACAATTCTTTACTCCAAGCTTCGTGCACAAGTCCCAATATTGTAAAACTCAACTCTAAATTTTGTTAACTTGGCTTCCACTTTTAAACTTCCAAAGACAGGATGCAGACCGTGCTAGAACTGTTGGCAATATTCCTTACTTCTGTTCCTTTCCAGATGACTATGTGACAGCCCAGCTGTTGAGTCTGATCCTAGAGCTGTTGGCCTTCTGTGTGGAACATCACACCTACCACATCCGCAACTACATCTTCAACAAGGACCTGCTGCGCAGGATCCTGGTCCTCATGAAGTCAAGCCACGGACATCTTGCACTAAGTAAGAGCCAGTTTTACAACATGCCCTGTTAATAGTTTGGTATAATGTTTAGTAAGTGGTGCTGAAATGACAGCTGCCTTTGTCATCATCGTATCCATTTCGTATAAGAAGGAAAAGGTAATGGCCCCGAATAAAGCATGTTTGTAAGACTTTGTTCCACACAAGCACCACACAATTGTAAGCATTCTTTTTTCTGCAAAGTGCAAAGTCACTCATTCCAACTTTACAAGTTTCATTTTGTTTATGTTACTGTTAGCTAAATGGGCTATCTTTTATGTTGTACAATGAAGGTGCCCTGCGGTTTGTTCGGAAGATCATCAGTTTGAAGGAGGAGTTCTACAATCGCTACATTATCAAAGGCAACCTGCTCAAGCCCATTGTGGATGCCTTTCTCACCAATGGACAGCGCTACAACCTCCTCAACTCAGCTACATTAGAGCTCTTTGAGTTCATCAGAGTGGTAAGCAGTCTTCTGATGGTGctaggtacatgtagtattggTAACAATGGCATGATCAGTGACACCTGGCCTGCTTGCTAAAGCAGATAATGTTAACCTTTACCCCATTCATGCCTGCAACATTTTTCGACTAGACCAGACCAGACTTTCTGACTAGAAAATAGTGAGATGCTGTGATATCAGGTttatttaagttttttttgccAGGGTGTACAGTTTGATTCCATAGCCActgttttctgtacattttgatgtgttaacctCGTTTGAAGTTGTGCTAACAATGTCTTCTGTTCTTATAAATGTTGCACGACAGGAGGACATCAAATCTTTGGTGGCCTATGTGGTTGAGACATTCTACGAGCAGCTGAAAGACGTTGATTACGTCAACACTTTCAAGGGACTCAAGTTGAGGTATGAGCAGCACATGGACAGACAAAACGTCAAGTCTAGCTTGGACAGGTACTGTCCtgtaaccatgtttttttttcaaagaagtGAATTGTCTTAGTCCTTTTCATTTTAACAACATGTAGAATGTCACAGGTTTTATCAACAGTATGTACAGTATGATTCTCCTCCCTTTGCaggttttatgaaaaaaatgttctggAACTAGATTTAGTCACCTTTCAATTTATTATgaatcaaatatttttccaCCAACTTGCTGGTCAGGTGGTGGTTATGCTGATTTTGTAAAAGCAGGATAGAGCACTGTGAGAAATGAATGTGGTAATACTACAAATAGTTCCACAAGATATCAAGAGATGAAGTGAGTTAATGATAAAAGGGAGGTGACTTCTAGTAgtcttgaaaagaaaatatatgTTACATGTGTACCAATAATGTCACCAAAATGTGAGAATCCTTGTTTTGGTGTCTGATGGCAGGTTGCTTGTTGCTAATAGTGTTGTGTTGTGCCGGCGTTTCATTGTAGATAAAGCATCTGACAAAGTTTTACATAACTTTATCTTCTACAGTGTTCCGTCCATTTTGCGGAACCACCGCTACCGGAGAGACGCCCGGTCTCTTGATGAGGAGGAAGAGATCTGGTTTGAGCAGGATGAAGAGGAGATGGAGGATGGGGAGGCTGTGGTCCCAGTCACAGACATGCTcaaaaacaagatggatgaAGAACTGGACCACATCTCAAAAATCATTGATGGAAAGAGAGGTAAGAGAAGTTTGGCGTACGTGTTTCAATAGGCCTTCATGACAAGTAGGT is a genomic window containing:
- the LOC118412125 gene encoding serine/threonine-protein phosphatase 4 regulatory subunit 3A-like isoform X1, producing MADTRRRVKLYALNEDRQWDDRGTGHVSSSYVERLKGMSLLVRAESDGSLLLESKIQPDTAYQKQQETLIVWSEADNVDLALSFQEKAGCDEIWEKICQVQGKDPSCDITQDIVEESEEEKFEDMPDAAPPIELPPCELSKLDEISEVFNSVLPSPIRREKLANAIEYEGYIKKIVELFHMCEDLENFEGLHQLYEIYKSIFLLNKNALFEVMFSDEFIFDTVGILEYDPSKPEKASHRDYLRNSASFKEVIPISNEELRQKIHQTYRVQYIQDVVLPTPSVFEENMLSTLSSFIFFNKIEIVSMIQDDEKFLTELFAQLTDEATDDNRRRELVNFLKEFCTFSQTLQPQAKESFFKTLSNLGILPALEVILSMDDPEVRQACTDIIMYIVEYSPSMVREFIMQEANQQDDDILLVNLIIEQMICDPDPELGNALQLSGVLRILIDPENMMATANAWASVPFPQKTEKTEFLSFFYKNCMHVLTAPLLANTTEDKPSKDDYVTAQLLSLILELLAFCVEHHTYHIRNYIFNKDLLRRILVLMKSSHGHLALSALRFVRKIISLKEEFYNRYIIKGNLLKPIVDAFLTNGQRYNLLNSATLELFEFIRVEDIKSLVAYVVETFYEQLKDVDYVNTFKGLKLRYEQHMDRQNVKSSLDSVPSILRNHRYRRDARSLDEEEEIWFEQDEEEMEDGEAVVPVTDMLKNKMDEELDHISKIIDGKRARESENKPPSPLKNPTRSPSPPPPSRKFNSSPPAASTSPPASPEVKTNNGGITGLVDYPDEDSDEDEDDDRNSSIPAKRPRLAT
- the LOC118412125 gene encoding serine/threonine-protein phosphatase 4 regulatory subunit 3A-like isoform X2, producing MADTRRRVKLYALNEDRQWDDRGTGHVSSSYVERLKGMSLLVRAESDGSLLLESKIQPDTAYQKQQETLIVWSEADNVDLALSFQEKAGCDEIWEKICQVQGKDPSCDITQDIVEESEEEKFEDMPDAAPPIELPPCELSKLDEISEVFNSVLPSPIRREKLANAIEYEGYIKKIVELFHMCEDLENFEGLHQLYEIYKSIFLLNKNALFEVMFSDEFIFDTVGILEYDPSKPEKASHRDYLRNSASFKEVIPISNEELRQKIHQTYRVQYIQDVVLPTPSVFEENMLSTLSSFIFFNKIEIVSMIQDDEKFLTELFAQLTDEATDDNRRRELVNFLKEFCTFSQTLQPQAKESFFKTLSNLGILPALEVILSMDDPEVRQACTDIIMYIVEYSPSMVREFIMQEANQQDDDILLVNLIIEQMICDPDPELGNALQLSGVLRILIDPENMMATANKTEKTEFLSFFYKNCMHVLTAPLLANTTEDKPSKDDYVTAQLLSLILELLAFCVEHHTYHIRNYIFNKDLLRRILVLMKSSHGHLALSALRFVRKIISLKEEFYNRYIIKGNLLKPIVDAFLTNGQRYNLLNSATLELFEFIRVEDIKSLVAYVVETFYEQLKDVDYVNTFKGLKLRYEQHMDRQNVKSSLDSVPSILRNHRYRRDARSLDEEEEIWFEQDEEEMEDGEAVVPVTDMLKNKMDEELDHISKIIDGKRARESENKPPSPLKNPTRSPSPPPPSRKFNSSPPAASTSPPASPEVKTNNGGITGLVDYPDEDSDEDEDDDRNSSIPAKRPRLAT
- the LOC118412125 gene encoding serine/threonine-protein phosphatase 4 regulatory subunit 3A-like isoform X3, which produces MADTRRRVKLYALNEDRQWDDRGTGHVSSSYVERLKGMSLLVRAESDGSLLLESKIQPDTAYQKQQETLIVWSEADNVDLALSFQEKAGCDEIWEKICQVQGKDPSCDITQDIVEESEEEKFEDMPDAAPPIELPPCELSKLDEISEVFNSVLPSPIRREKLANAIEYEGYIKKIVELFHMCEDLENFEGLHQLYEIYKSIFLLNKNALFEVMFSDEFIFDTVGILEYDPSKPEKASHRDYLRNSASFKEVIPISNEELRQKIHQTYRVQYIQDVVLPTPSVFEENMLSTLSSFIFFNKIEIVSMIQDDEKFLTELFAQLTDEATDDNRRRELVNFLKEFCTFSQTLQPQAKESFFKTLSNLGILPALEVILSMDDPEVRQACTDIIMYIVEYSPSMVREFIMQEANQQDDDILLVNLIIEQMICDPDPELGNALQLSGVLRILIDPENMMATANAWASVPFPQKTEKTEFLSFFYKNCMHVLTAPLLANTTEDKPSKDDYVTAQLLSLILELLAFCVEHHTYHIRNYIFNKDLLRRILVLMKSSHGHLALSALRFVRKIISLKEEFYNRYIIKGNLLKPIVDAFLTNGQRYNLLNSATLELFEFIRVEDIKSLVAYVVETFYEQLKDVDYVNTFKGLKLSVPSILRNHRYRRDARSLDEEEEIWFEQDEEEMEDGEAVVPVTDMLKNKMDEELDHISKIIDGKRARESENKPPSPLKNPTRSPSPPPPSRKFNSSPPAASTSPPASPEVKTNNGGITGLVDYPDEDSDEDEDDDRNSSIPAKRPRLAT